The following DNA comes from Bactrocera neohumeralis isolate Rockhampton unplaced genomic scaffold, APGP_CSIRO_Bneo_wtdbg2-racon-allhic-juicebox.fasta_v2 cluster11, whole genome shotgun sequence.
ATAACCTACTCAAAACAGTAAAGGTCTATAAGCTTACCTTCCTTCCTGCTTAAAACGCTAGACAAGATCTTAGACGCGCTTCTTAGGGCCGCAGCGCCTATATTCTGAATAGTATCcagtcaatatacatatatgtaatatatactatatatatggaGGTTATCTTTGATAAAGTggacaatggagcatctcttgcgCACTTGTACCGTATCGACAGTGAGGTCGCAGtctgttaaaataattttgtaagaaCTCGTGGCACGAAAGTTAACATGGGTTTTGTAGTAGTATATTTGGTtgcaaaacttttgtatacCATCCACCAAgttcggggataaaatgggtatgggcGGAAGAATATAGAATCATTTATATGGAGGCTCTGCAGGCTAAAGGGATTCTGTCAACTTCCGCCATAACGTATCTTAAAAGCGGCTTATAACGTATTGTAAATCCTTTTAAAATATCTTCATTTATCTCCTTAAACTATAATAATGTCATTTTCCGTtctgtacatatagtatgttttACCATATAGAAGAAAAGATAAGTTAATTCgtaaaaggaaacaaaaatttaacttgACTTATTTTAAACGTCACGACGAGCTGAATAAGAACGCTATATTCAGATTTATCAGCGACTATGTTCTAGCCTTGTTTCTGATAAAGTTGGATACGATACTATCCAAAActgttacaatttttgtttcgaacatcaaaacaattttatataccaaatgTTTTGATCGCTATCAATATACCACTTTAAGATTCTGCAATAGCCCTGTatataagataatttaatttttaatttagataatttgatgagattacatttaatttattcactAATCTAAAATGTCCTCACTGCCGTTAGAGATTTCGACATTCAAAAACTCACATCGTTATATATTACAAGAAAATGTCGTAATTTGTtgtagaatatataaaaaaatagaggacccgcccacgctttactgtggtagtactactaataccatctatatgatttctattagttagattataagtattagttaaggaataatcgcatttttggtgaagcaacttgcaggaataatgggatgcccaactcctctctcactggaaaagagagaacaattgctaaacgtcaaaaccacctaaactttgacagttgactggattggggaggttttagcgtttagcaattggaaacgagcgattgaaatcttaccaaaaaaatatataaacggagggatttgttgcatcgttcaagacctcttatcaaaaatgcaaaacaatgaaaattaaataaatttgtgaaatttaaaggtatatgatgaaatctatatatataaaaagaagttaCATTTCCTTGGTAatcttataactcaagaaccgcCAAATCGATTGACACAAAAATTTGAGAGTTCGTTCTTACTTATAAGGAGGTGGTTTGTGTAAAGTTTGTTTGGAATCGGTGCAGCCGTTCctgagtttgacattttttgtgagTAAATACACTGTACCAAAATCAAGTATTTGCAATacgatttatcaattttacatcGTGCTCTCATTGCGAacagaatattaattttctGTCATTGGAATtcagttgacagttttcttatgTGCTTTGAGTTCTTTTATATCTTGCTCTCATTTTGAACATTGGTGATAccatgtgtttcttttttaattgtattttaattgcttcatttttatattcacatttatGCACTAGGTATGACGGGATTTACCTAACAGTTTTgttaaataacacaaaataaaataaaataatgctttATTTACTCGAAAGAAACATAGGGATCATCTCCAGTACAGAAACATTTACAGAATGACtaaaataagtgtttttttgaattttatacaaaatctgatataaatttatatcacaaaAGTAAGTATACGATAGATTAAGTGGtagaaaaagttagaaaaaggCTGTATTAAAGTTATATTCTAATACTTGGTTTAACCTTTAGACTTAATAATAGCATTAAGTCGTTGACATTGATTTCACCAAGTTCTTTTTATATCTTCAAGGATATTTTTTAGCTGATCCTCGAATGTTTACGTACTTGACAAAATGCTCGATAGGGTTTGTATCCGGAGATTGTGGCGGTGTTTTCAATTGTTTTGGCACGTTATATAAAAGCCATTCTCGCACAATATTCGATGTATGCTTGGGGTCATTGTCTTGCTGGAAGATGAATGACCCCTCCatgttcaatttaattttgttttaaattattttttaaaatgtttaaatatatcgGTCCATAGTTTctcaacaaaaaccaaattaccCACCCCTTTTGACGCCATGCACCCCCAAACCATGACCGAACCCCCACCATGCTTAACAGTGCCAGTCATATTCATAGGATCtaacttttaacttttctcCATACCTTTTCACGATCATCGGATCCACATATACTAAATTTGCATTCGTCTGAAAATATGACTTGGTTCCAGAATATTTGGTCATGCTTTTCGTAATCTTTTGTAAATACGATCCGTTTATGTCGGTTGACGGTACTCACGAACTTTTTCCTAATACTACGCCCATGATAGCCAGCGTTATACAATATACGTCGAATAGTTTGGGTACTACAATGTTTTCCAATCTCATTTTCCATTTCAGATTTTAATTTGGGGGCACTAATTTTGGGATTTGTTCTTACACAATTAAGTTTTCCCTATGACTGAAGACCCGTGGGCGACCGGAGCGCGACTGAATTAAAcgatcttttgtatttttttcaaaacttttaaataatttttattttctttgtgatattttattatcaaagttTTCAATGTATCTCTTTTACATTCAATTAtgtcataaattaaaatatatatttcttctattgtttaaactgtttatttactgtaaaaacgaaaaataagatACATATTTcacgttttaaaaaatttttttggattatatTTTGGAGAAATGCGTTAATTCCAACAATTTGTACGCTGTgtattttattatcaaagttCAATTCAAGCGTTACTTAATTTCGTCTGTCTTTATTTGCACAATTGAGGTTATGTCCAGTGTGAGTTATgtcatacacgcacacacattgtttgaattaaatgtaaattttttctagaaataattttcaatgtatTGCACATTCAATTAGTCATACAACTGAAAGAATGTCACGTTCAAGACGTTGGCAGACGTTCACGTCAATCAAATGCTACAGCGTTAAATCGAAGATCACAAAGTGAAGAAGATCGTGTTCgacgaaatgaaatggaaacacaACGACACAGACGGAGAACTCACTTGGATAATAGTGAAGCACCAAGAAACCGTCGTGGGCGTACGTCCGTTTATGATATACGTCAAATGGAACAAGCGGCTTTCAATTACGATGCCACCATTGATTACAGCATGTATGCCTACATTGGCCAGATGAATATAGAATGTATACATtgcaaagcatttaaatttaaaaacgaaacGCCTGGCATGTGTTGTGCTGGTGGGAAAGTCAAATTACCGGTGCTAGAACTTCCGCCAGAACCTTTGCATTCATTGGTTTTTGGTAATTCGCCAACGTCAAAGCATTTcctcttaaatattcaaaaatacaattcatgctttcaaatgacatcttttggagctacaaatattataaaagatggATTTATGCCGACGTTTAAGGTGATTTCTTCGTGTGAATTAgcaatatcatttttaatttatgtgccgTCCCTGTGTtcgatgtttttagaaattaagatccgttatcatctatatatatttttcgaccGTTACAGATTCAAGGTCAAATATACCATAGAGCTGGGTCTTTGCTACCATTCCCAGATggtgatcataaatttttgcaaatatatttcattgatgGTGAGAATCGAGAATTAAATAAGCGCTGTGCAATTTCGACGAATACGAGAAGATCAATCGTGAatgaattgcaaacattttttcatcaacaCAATGAATTGGTGAAATTGTTTAAAGTGGCACTCGAACGGATGCCCTCCGATGGccacaaaatcataataaaagccGATAAAACACCAATTGGGAAGCACACCAGACGATTCAATGCACCAACGATTGATGAAGTAGCCATTGTTGTGGTTGGCGAACAGTTTCAGTCACGAGACATTGTTTTGTATCGTAGAAATGAGAATTTACAACGTATTTCAGAACTCCATCGCTGTTATGATGCATTGCAATACCCCATTTTGTTTTGAAGAGGGGACGATGGCTATCACATCAACATACCAATGATAAATCCAACAACTGGtacattatacattttattttgtttaacacgttcgcgttcatttgaatttagcgggtggctgccaaataatcacttaatttttccatacaaaattgaagAGCGGGAATTCTCGCTTTTTTTCTgcaggttaatttttttaaatagtctgaACAAATTAGGGAATTCCCGCCATTACCACATGTATTTCCTATGCACTTTTGTCGGGATTTCCCGcatttcgttttattgaaacttcCCCTCAACAAACCATAAATGACTGGCACGTTAACTTTGAACGGGGATtccccaaattaaatttgtttgaattgcgGTTGGCCTGTCAGGGATGGTAGTTCACGACTTTACCAACACTAAAAATGTGCAGCGGTAGAAAAGCCCTATTCAAatagcgcgggaattcccgcaattgttttattgaaggaaacatgaatgacgggaattccgcaatttacgcgaatgtggtaaatatgatttataaatcattttcattcgctaattaatttttgcaatacaggtcaataatcaacaaaaaagtcagtgcgatgaatttttaatcgtaccgattttccaaagcaattgaTTGCTGAAACAATTACAGGAGGTGATGGATATCCACAGTATCGTCGACGATCAACTGAAGACAACGGTAAATcaactgtaattaaaattaaaaatcaagatgTTGAAATCGATAACCGGTGGATAGTTCCGTACTCACCGATGCTGTCAAAAATGTTCAACGCTCACatcaatgtagaatattgcagttctgtaaaatcaatcaaatatatttgcaagtatgtgaATAAGGGCAGCGATATGGCTGTTTTTGGAGTGGCTCCTGAGAATAATCATGACGAAATTTTGCAGTACCAAATGGGGCGCTATATTAGTACGAATGAAGCTGTATGGCGTATTTTATCGTTTTCAATTCATGACAGACATCCGGTTGTTgtacatttggcagttcatttgaAAACTGCCAACGTGTTTACTACACTGCGGCAAATGCCGAGCAAAGAGTAGTAGAGCCACCAGTAACTACACTGACAGCTTATTTCCAGTTATGTGAAACTGATGAATTTTCCAGGACTTtgcatcaacaaaaaaatttcaacgtcGCAAACAAGGCACACCTGTTGATGGTTATCCAGGTATTTTTCGAACAGATGCTTTGGGACGCATTTATACAGTTAGTCCAGCTAATGTTGAATGTTTTTACTTGCGACTTTTGTTGGTGAATGTACATGGACCTCAATCATTCCAACATTTACGAACTGTTAATGGTCAATTGTGCGCAACATACCGTGAAGCATGTCAACACTTGCATTTGCTGTAAGATGATACGCATTGGGATGCTACGCTTCGTGATGCATCAATTGTTTCTCCACCAATTCAAATTCGTATGTTATTTGCGATCATAATATCAACATGTTTTCCATCAAATCCACTGGAATTGTGGAATAAATACAAAGAGTTCATGGCTGAAGACATTTTGATTCGACTTCGACATCGTTCCAATGATCCTGCATTGCTGCTGACATTGGAAATGTATAATGAAGCCTTGATAATGATCGAAGATTTGTGCCTTACGATTGCAAATAAGGCATTAGGGCAATTAGGGCAATCCACCAAATCGTTTGATGCATGATTTATTTGAACGAGAATTGCAACGCGAACTGCAATTCGATCGTAATGAATTGCGTGCGTTCGTACAAACGTATACTCCACAATTAAATGATCaacaaaagtatgtatatgacaCAGTGATGCAAGCTGACAATGACAACACTGGTGGATTGTATTTTTTGGATGCACCTGGCGGCACTGgaaaagcatttttgatttcattaataCTGGCAACGATTCGGTCGGAACAAAAAATCGCATTGGCACTTGCTTCTTCCGGAATTGCAGCTACATTACTTGATGGCGGCCGCACAGCACATTCCGCCTTGAAATTGCCATTGAACATGCAAGCAATTGAAACACCAGCATGCAATATTTCAAGGAGTTCTGGAATGGCTAAAGTCTTGCAACAAACATCCATTATTTTATGGGACGAATGTCCAATGGCCCATAAAAAATCTTTGGAAGCCTTAAATTGAACATTACAAGATTTGAGACGGAGTTTACAGCTGTTTGGCGGTGCATTAATATTGTTATCTGGTGATTTTCGTCAAACGTTGCCTGTTATTCCGAGATCAATACCAGCTGATGAAATTAATGCATGTTTGAAAAGTTCATTTTTGTGGGCACACGTACAAATGCTTTCGTTGACGACCAATATGCGTGTGCGTCTTCAAAATGATTCTTCAGCACGTGagttttcaaagcaattgcTGAAGATTGGCGATGGAAAAATGGCAAGTGATCAAAATGGGTTTATCACGTTaccgaataatttttcaataattgtatcatcaaaagaagaactcattgatcgcgtttttccaaatattgctcaaaattataaGAACCATGATTGGTTACGAGAACGTGCAATTTTAGCaccaaaaaatgtcaatgtcaatgaaTTCAATTTCCACATCCAGGAAAAATTGCCAGGTAATTCGGAAACGTATAAATCCATTGATACTGCTATGAATGATGAAGACGCAGTCAATTAtccggttgaatttttaaattctttggaaccaccaggcatgccaccgcataatttgaatttgaaagttGGTTCATCGATTATACTTCTTTACTTCTTCGAAATCTTAATGCACCGAAACTTTGTAATGGGACGAGACTTTCAGTGAAgaaattgatgccaaatttaATTCAAGCAACAATTCTCACTGGCAAAGCAAAAGGTGAAATTGTTCTAATACCGCGCATCCCATTAATACCAACGGACATGCCATTCGAATTTAAACGTCTTCAATTTCCTGTTCGGCTATCTTTTGCTATGACCGTCAACAAAGCCCAAGGGCAAACGCTTCAGGTGTGTGGAGTTAATTTAGAGGAAGCTTGCTTTTCTCACGGTCAACTGTACGTTGCATGTTCGAGAGTTGGAGccacgaaaaatttgtttatttatgcaccacaaaataaaacaaaaaaattgtgtatacaattgtattaaattgaacattgcttttctttttcattattgaaatCAAATCTTTTAAGCAATCAATTTTTTGCGTAGAGAAACGCGCCGGGTAACGCTAGTCGATTGTCAGCctagtggactgcatattaagaaacggttctcaagcgtggaaagacaaaaaatcggctggcaaggttatggcatcagtcttttgggatgcccGTGGTATATTATTCAACGAATGATAAATGAGCCAGTTTTAATTTATTCCACTGTGTATTtgattgcagttctattctaccattcccaacatttagcaattttattatatttcaggaaggatcagtttgaaattgtacacatgtatatgtacttcATCGTTCCAGTTTAAATATTACATtgctctgtgcaatgcttcgaaaagatttaTGTATGTCgcaaattttaatagacctttttatcaacacttcagttatgccgcttttttttatgccagatctttcgcaattttaaattgcctgtcaagataccccctccaatagattgcaggtatgaaaaaaatcttatagctacccatagatgtattgaatcactcaatttattacttaataccatgttcagactgACACTTAATAACAcgatttcttgcatgatgagctttttcaaatctatttcgtggacgtcgcactgcactttgtgagactctttgtgacaacacgccccgagcatttcgagtacgtcgacctatgtttgattttggacgtgccggcattttctttaaaataatttcttatatgatcacttcgtttgaaacacacataaagttttcactgaataaatttcaataattattcttttaaatagccggaataataaagcaagcgaccgaaattgaacgattaaaataatttacaaatcaaaatattgaaaaacaaaacaaaatagaattgtatgaaaagtcactttttggaaatttccaatttttcgacttttccttatgaaaaatatacggttttttatatctaaccctttccagatccacaacgaacaacttctgatttcatgaagattggttccgccgttctcgagcgttagcgttactaacaaacaatcattttaacttacatatgtacatatgtacatatgtatatacatacaaaataaaacgtttgtatgggaaaaagaaaagggctgtttttaggggttttccggcaaccttcgtaattttttcttacattagaaccttctcctaataataacaaatacaacaaaaaaaatcagccaaatcggttcagccgtttatgagtgatgaaattatattgaaattgaattgaaagtggcattgatttttatatatatagattttccatttaatgaaagaaattttgattttacgCGGCTAGCAATGAGACAAGGCCTATGGATAAAGTTTTTTtgctggtctagaaatttaaaaaaattgaaatttttttatattttcaaagtttaactattcaagaatatgtgtacaagaggatttttcaaaattcaaatacatAGGCATTTTTCtaacccggcatccaaactggttcggccggaactaatcgaacaaacgactttacgcgaaaccttatacgcgtttttctcaaaaaataaaatttttatagagtcttctttataggcttgtctatagttggaactagccccatccccacatttttatttttattatttcaaaaaaaatcgaaatagtcagaaaaagtgatccaaaaaaactttttttttaggcagtcgccattttgtgaaacaatttttttcccacttttccgtagttccggccattgcgacattattctagattaataatcttgtTTTtaggtttcagataactaggagggttaaaatcatgggtatggtcacgtggaaatttttagagaccccccacttcgtgagctcataatttttgaaattttttacttattttagtttttaatttttttctgtactcttctaaaattaacaaataactaataaaaaaatggaaaaaatattaattggcttttttttacgacactttaaaaattacctgaaattcatgcttctagatcAGGATACCCCCTTAACATAAGTGCAACACACAACCGTATTGTCATGCCTTGCTAAAAAGGACCCATTAATATCTCAAACGATTAGATAATATCTTTCCGAACGCTTCGACAAAAGATAAAACGTGCTAATTTACCTGGCGTGAAAAATACCTTTATTGCGGCAAAAAGAATTAAATCTAAGATTACAATTAGCGAAAAATTATGGGAATTGTTCTGTCGCAGCTCGCGGAAAAAAGCGGTACAATATCTTGTTTAACGATGGAACAAAAATCAATCTTCTTCGATCCATAACATACTTCGAAGTAGGTAAGAAATTGGTTCTCGAAGAACGGTGTGAGTTCTCTTAATTTGCCTTAAAAATAACGGTGGATATACTAGACACTGATGTAAGAagtaagcaaaataaaagagGGCATAGGAGACTGAaacatgtacatttttttagttacaTATACCTGATGAACTTTTATTTTGTccagatatttttaattattttctagaaattttagtttatatttcaattatttattactagtatcgttttttcttttatttaaattataaaagaaattaaatgtaACATTCTTTTCCTCCAAGCACgaataaaagttaattttgtaAGTCTTTGAAGGCCCCAATGTgtgatttgttttctttttatatttttaatcccGTATTTTCATaggtttacaaaaacaattaattcaaatgttaattaaaatattttttaatgcactAATTACAACAAagcatgacagtttcagaaaagttgtgagatatgtacattaaaccttaAAACACTGGGACAtaccctttttaaaaatttgcttaagTACGAATTCC
Coding sequences within:
- the LOC126765950 gene encoding uncharacterized protein LOC126765950, with product METQRHRRRTHLDNSEAPRNRRGRTSVYDIRQMEQAAFNYDATIDYSMYAYIGQMNIECIHCKAFKFKNETPGMCCAGGKVKLPVLELPPEPLHSLVFGNSPTSKHFLLNIQKYNSCFQMTSFGATNIIKDGFMPTFKIQGQIYHRAGSLLPFPDGDHKFLQIYFIDGENRELNKRCAISTNTRRSIVNELQTFFHQHNELVKLFKVALERMPSDGHKIIIKADKTPIGKHTRRFNAPTIDEVAIVVVGEQFQSRDIVLYRRNENLQRISELHRCYDALQYPILF